The genomic DNA CCCTTGCGGCGCTGGCGCATCAATCGTTCGCGGCCGGATGGGACCGGTTCATCCAGGATCTGTCGGCTCCCCAAGCTGCGGCAGCGCTGTGGCTCACCGTGGAAACCGCCGCCATTGCGACCGCCATCAATGCCCTGTTCGGCACCTTGTCTGCGCTTGTGCTGGTGCGCTACGAATTCCCGGGCCGGTGGCTCCTCAACGCGCTCGTCGATTTGCCCTTTGCCATTCCAACCCTGGTCGCCGGCCTCATGATCGCCGCGATCTATGGACCGACCAGTCTGCTGGGCACCTGGCTTCAACAGGGCGGGATGGCGGTACTCTACAACCAGCCCGGCATCATCCTGGCTATGGTGTTTGTGACGATGCCGTTTACCATCCGCTCTCTGCAGCCGGTGTTGATGGGACTTGAGCGCGATCAGGAAGAAGCAGCCTTCACGTTGGGAGCCAGCCCCTGGATCACCTTCTGGAAGGTCACGGTCCCGTCGATCCTGCCCGGCCTGCTGACCGGCGTCTTCCTCACCTTCGTGCGGGCGCTCGGCGAATTCGGGTCCATCGTGATCGTGGCGGGTAATATTCCGATGAAGACGCAGGTGGCTTCCGTCTATGTCTATGGGGAAATCGAGAGCTACAACCCCCAGGCAGCTACCTCCGTCTCGGTGCTGATTCTACTGATCTCCTTTCTGGTTCTCTTGCTCTTAGAACGGTTGACCCGTCGTCCCGGAGAACGGCTGCCAAGATTGTTTCAATGGACCCGACAGAAAGATGAGCGCGGCTCCGAGTCAGCGGTGTCGACCGC from Nitrospira sp. ND1 includes the following:
- the cysT gene encoding sulfate ABC transporter permease subunit CysT produces the protein MTAHLLLSLALRSAAVGYVLVLIFLPLAALAHQSFAAGWDRFIQDLSAPQAAAALWLTVETAAIATAINALFGTLSALVLVRYEFPGRWLLNALVDLPFAIPTLVAGLMIAAIYGPTSLLGTWLQQGGMAVLYNQPGIILAMVFVTMPFTIRSLQPVLMGLERDQEEAAFTLGASPWITFWKVTVPSILPGLLTGVFLTFVRALGEFGSIVIVAGNIPMKTQVASVYVYGEIESYNPQAATSVSVLILLISFLVLLLLERLTRRPGERLPRLFQWTRQKDERGSESAVSTATI